In Thermothelomyces thermophilus ATCC 42464 chromosome 2, complete sequence, a single window of DNA contains:
- a CDS encoding glycoside hydrolase family 76 protein (CAZy_ID 267881), with protein sequence MVWTRFAAAALAGAGVASAAYSIATTDGIKKTAADVAWDLLQYYHGNESGQTPGILPGPPPNGDYYWWEAGAMWGTFIDYWKLTGDSTYNDLVTQAMLFQVGPDRDYRPPNYTASLGNDDQAFWGMSAMTAAENNFPNPPADQPQWLALAQAVFNTQASPEEHDDTCNGGLRWQIYLSNNGYDYKNSIANGCFFNLGARLARYTGNKTYAEWAEKTWDWVRGVGYMDDQYNIYDGGHVQHNCTDINRAQFSYNNAVYLLGAAFMYNYTNGSDKWREAIEGLADATIKTFFPDGVAYEIACEQGMTCTADMLSFKGYLHRWLATATQVAPILSEKILPVLKTSTEAAVSTCTGEANGRTCGFQWSKRQYDGSHGAGQQMNVLAAVSSLLIDQSPPPYTNMSGGTSKGDPLAGTNSRSTLNEPRQITGGDRAGAGILTILLIAAGVGTFGWMSTGV encoded by the exons ATGGTCTGGACACGGttcgcggccgccgcccttgCTGGGGCCGGCGTCGCAAGCGCCGCCTACAGCATTGCGACAACCG ACGGCATCAAGAAGACCGCCGCGGACGTCGCTTGGGATCTTTTGCAGTACTATCACGGAAACGAGTCAGGGCAGACGCCCGGAATCCTGCCTGGTCCTCCCCCGAATGGTGATTACTACTGGTGGGAGGCCGGTGCCATGTGGGGGACCTTCATCGATTATTGGAAGTTGACGGGCGACTCGACGTACAACGACCTGGTCACCCAAGCGATGCTTTTTCAGGTTGGCCCAGATCGGGACTATAGGCCGCCCAACTACACGGCCTCGCTTGGCAACGACGACCAGGCATTCTGGGGCATGTCGGCCATGACTGCCGCCGAGAACAACTTTCCCAATCCACCGGCCGACCAGCCGCAGTGGCTCGCTCTCGCCCAAGCCGTCTTCAACACCCAGGCCTCCCCCGAAGAGCACGACGATACTTG CAACGGCGGGTTGCGGTGGCAGATCTACCTCTCCAACAACGGATACGATTACAAGAACA GCATTGCCAACGGCTGTTTCTTTAACTTGGGCGCACGACTAGCGCGTTACACCGGCAACAAAACATACGCCGAGTGGGCCGAGAAAACATGGGACTGGGTGAGGGGCGTCGGTTACATGGACGACCAGTACAACATCTACGACGGAGGGCATGTGCAGCACAATTGCACCGACATCAACCGTGCCCAGTTCTCGTACAACAACGCCGTCTACCTCCTCGGCGCGGCGTTCATGTACAATTAT ACCAACGGTAGCGACAAGTGGAGAGAGGCCATCGAGGGCCTGGCCGACGCCACCATCAAGACGTTCTTCCCCGACGGGGTGGCGTACGAGATCGCATGCGAGCAGGGCATGACATGCACGGCCGACATGCTCAGCTTCAAGGGGTACCTGCACCGCTGGTTGGCTACGGCCACGCAGGTTGCGCCCATCCTGTCCGAGAAGATCCTCCCGGTCCTCAAGACGTCGACCGAGGCCGCCGTGAGCACCTGCACGGGCGAGGCCAACGGTCGCACGTGTGGCTTCCAGTGGAGCAAGCGCCAGTACGACGGCAGCCACGGCGCCGGCCAGCAGATGAACGTCCTCGCTGCCGTGTCGTCGCTGCTGATCGACCAGAGCCCGCCGCCCTATACGAACATGTCCGGCGGCACCAGCAAGGGCGATCCCCTGGCCGGGACGAACTCGCGCAGCACGCTGAACGAGCCGCGCCAGATCACGGGCGGAGACAGAGCCGGTGCCGGCATTCTTACCATTCTCCTCATAGCTGCGGGAGTCGGCACGTTTGGGTGGATGAGCACCGGGGTTTGA
- a CDS encoding glutamine synthetase-like protein (Glutamine synthetase-like protein) has protein sequence MVSWAGMRATATPSQVDAVARAIRSTPIIDHHAHPLLKPEALNKHPLLAITTEANGDAIDSTTTTLPHLRAVRQLASVLRCGYTWEAVVAAIEEKRLECPEDWTADCLFGIETILIDDGLDGEDDANAYPWHDDYTRSRCKRIVRIEKIAADIIRRIGSERSDQGTQDASLEGAFDGWVREFDTYIRTALDDPEVVGFKSVVCYRTGLDVATEPISLLESRAAGDFKSLVADVHARQSFVKLRTKSLNDLVVHRTAQLIRDSPSRRKKPIQFHTGLGDSDLALAKASPSHLQEFIRQYPTVPIVLLHAGYPFTRETGYLASVYDNVYADIGEVFPSVSQDGQERILREILELCPWSKILWSTDGHWFPETYLLAILQMREVFETVLCDYVRRGHMGWRAAIDLVRDVLFKNANKLYHLELDFSELEEDGTALSQTAYQSDADTFRAFLKNQPAPDFVRICWNDFTGTQRMRMIPFRKFASLLNEGKPTDIGITTAAFSLTGNDRLVPGTYPTGEYRLHPDFSSLRKGPVEGHISMNGEFRDQSGATGPLCPRSVLQRAVAFGAENDLSFLIGFEIEFLLVERVRLEPRDATTARYSAIPTDGHAWSVSRYFADPKIAALLRDMVATLDEMGIHAEQLHAESATGQFELVLPPCPPVEAADTLLHARDVMSALATAAGYKLTLHPKPFAHEPGTASHMHMSLSSAGGDRPEVYQPLYAGILRHLRGIAAFTYANPASYERATDGAWSGGRWVTWGTQNRETALRKIAASHWELKWMDGLANPYLAVAAVLFAGVRGVADREPLVWGDCEIDPSKLTADDRKELGVTQMVPANLGEALRALKEDRELVEFMGAELVDRYVAVKSLELEILGKMGDEERRQWLMGRY, from the exons ATGGTGTCGTGGGCTGGCATGCGCGCAACGGCCACGCCGTCCCaggtcgacgccgtcgcGCGCGCCATCCGCAGCACGCCCATCATCGATCATCACGCGCACCCGCTGCTCAAGCCCGAAGCTCTCAACAAGCACCCGCTGCTGGCCATCACTACGGAAGCGAACGGCGATGCCATCGACTCGACCACCACCACGCTACCCCATCTCCGCGCCGTCCGCCAGCTGGCCTCCGTCCTGCGCTGCGGCTACACCTGGGAGGCCGTCGTGGCCGCCATCGAGGAGAAACGACTCGAGTGCCCCGAGGACTGGACCGCCGACTGCCTGTTCGGCATCGAGACCATCCTGATCGACGACGGCCTGGACGGCGAGGACGACGCGAACGCCTACCCGTGGCACGACGACTACACGCGGAGCAGGTGCAAGCGCATCGTGCGCATCGAGAAGATCGCCGCCGACATCATCCGCCGGATCGGCAGCGAGAGATCCGACCAGGGAACCCAAGATGCGTCACTAGAGGGCGCCTTTGACGGATGGGTCCGAGAGTTTGACACGTACATCCGGACCGCTCTCGATGACCCCGAGGTCGTTGGCTTCAAGTCGGTCGTCTGCTACCGCACCGGACTCGACGTCGCGACCGAGCCCATCTCGCTTCTCGAGTCACGGGCTGCTGGCGACTTCAAGAGCCTCGTCGCCGACGTCCACGCCCGCCAAAGCTTTGTAAAGCTGCGGACCAAAAGCCTGAACGACTTGGTGGTGCACCGCACCGCCCAGCTGATCCGGGACAGTCCCTCCAGGAGGAAGAAGCCGATCCAGTTTCATACCGGTCTGGGAGACAGCGACCTCGCCCTGGCGAAGGCCTCACCGTCACATCTCCAGGAGTTCATCCGGCAGTACCCGACCGTCCCCATCGTGCTCCTTCACGCCGGTTACCCATTCACCCGCGAGACCGGCTACTTGGCGTCGGTATACGACAACGTCTACGCTGATATCGGCGAGGTGTTTCCGTCTGTAAGCCAGGACGGCCAGGAGCGGATCCTGCGCGAGATCCTGGAGCTGTGCCCGTGGTCCAAGATCCTCTGGAGCACGGACGGGCACTGGTTCCCCGAGACGTACCTGCTCGCCATCTTACAGATGCGGGAGGTGTTCGAAACG GTCCTGTGCGACTACGTCCGCAGAGGCCACATGGGCTGGAGAGCCGCTATCGATCTCGTCAGGGACGTCCTCTTCAAGAACGCCAACAAGCTGTACCATCTCGAACTTGACTTCTCCGAGCTGGAGGAAGATGGGACAGCCCTCTCGCAGACCGCCTACCAGAGCGATGCCGACACCTTCCGAGCCTTCCTGAAGAACCAGCCCGCGCCCGACTTTGTCAGGATCTGCTGGAACGATTTCACCGGGACGCAGCGGATGCGCATGATCCCGTTCAGAAAGTTCGCCTCGCTCCTCAACGAGGGCAAGCCGACCGACATCGGCATCACGACGGCCGCCTTCTCCCTGACCGGGAACGATCGCTTGGTGCCGGGCACGTACCCCACCGGCGAGTACCGGCTGCATCCCGACTTTTCGTCCCTCAGAAAGGGGCCCGTCGAAGGGCACATCAGCATGAACGGCGAGTTCCGCGATCAGTCGGGCGCGACGGGTCCCCTCTGCCCCCGCTCGGTTCTCCAGCGGGCCGTCGCGTTCGGGGCGGAGAACGACCTCTCCTTCCTCATCGGCTTCGAGATCGAGTTCCTCCTGGTCGAGCGCGTCCGGCTCGAGCCACGAGACGCGACGACGGCCCGCTATTCGGCCATCCCCACCGACGGCCACGCCTGGTCGGTCAGCCGCTACTTCGCCGACCCCAAGATCGCCGCCCTCCTCCGCGACATGGTCGCCACCCTCGACGAGATGGGCATCCACGCCGAGCAGCTCCACGCCGAGAGCGCCACCGGCCAGTTCGAGCTCGTCCTGCCGCCCTGCCCGCccgtcgaggccgccgacACGCTCCTCCACGCGCGGGACGTCATGTCGGCcctcgccaccgccgccgggtACAAGCTGACGCTCCACCCGAAGCCCTTCGCGCACGAGCCCGGCACCGCCTCGCACATGCACATGTCGCTGTCCTCGGCCGGCGGCGACCGCCCCGAGGTCTACCAGCCGCTGTACGCCGGCATCCTCCGGCACCTGCGCGGCATCGCCGCCTTCACGTACGCCAACCCGGCCAGCTACGAGCGCGCGACCGACGGTGCCTGGTCGGGCGGGCGGTGGGTGACGTGGGGCACGCAGAACCGCGAGACGGCCCTGCGCAAGATAGCGGCTTCCCACTGGGAACTCAAGTGGATGGACGGCCTGGCCAACCCGTACCTGGCCGTCGCGGCCGTCCTGTTCGCCGGCGTCAGGGGGGTCGCCGACCGCGAGCCGCTCGTGTGGGGCGACTGCGAGATCGACCCGTCCAAGCTGACGGCCGACGACCGGAAGGAGCTGGGCGTGACCCAGATGGTGCCCGCCAATCTCGGGGAGGCGCTCCGGGCGCTCAAGGAGGACCGAGAGCTCGTCGAGTTCATGGGAGCGGAGCTCGTCGACAGGTATGTGGCTGTCAAGTCGCTCGAGCTGGAGATTTTGGGCAAGATGGGCGATGAGGAGCGGAGGCAGTGGTTGATGGGCCGGTATTAA